The Ziziphus jujuba cultivar Dongzao chromosome 1, ASM3175591v1 genome segment TTTgtatatttgatttaatttgtttttagggtAATGTATACTTccaatttaatcaaatttattaaaaaaattgtatagttTAACTAAAGTGATACAAAAACAATAACTTGagggtatataatatatatatatgtatatattttatttttcacttattatatatatctgtatatatatttatgtaatatatatgtagttCAGGTGAAAAGTAAAAAACGTATAATAATTtaggaataaaataatattaacttctttttttttttattttttatactttacAACTGATGTATTATACAAAATTACCTATTTccatttaaacatttttaaattggCTAAAGATATAGTCCAATTATgcgacaaaaatatttaaaaataatataaataaataaacctctCACAAGCTAAATACAGAGATCCAATTTCCAATGCCTCACATGGACTTTAAAAATGGACCTTATAAGCAAAGTCCACCCTTCATCCACTCccttattttttctgttttcattttttttttccaccaagaaaaaaaaaataaaatcaaatcccttacaaaatatcaataaaagtaACCTCTTTCTTGTGTCGGTGCATTCAAATTTCTTGCCAAGTGAGCAGTACTCCGTATCAGTTAATTTCTTTCACAAACACAAAAACCGGAGCGCCAAAACTTCCAGTATCCAAACAAAGAATTTGTTCACGTGCCAGTTACCACCAACTATAAATACCAATCACAAAGACAGGCAGGCAAGGCTTTTTAACAACCAATCTAATCGCGGAAACAAAATCAAAACGAGCGGCCACGATGCGTCCTAAGTGTTTCCTCGCGCTTCTTGCCGTTCTGGTTCCGTTTATAGCCATTGCCGCCCGGAGCGACTCGTCGGTGGGAGCTTGGCAGCCGCTACAGAGCCTGAAAAGTCCGCACTTGCAAGAGATCAGGAAGTTCGCCGTCCCCCAGTACAACAAGCAATCGGGGAAGGACTTGAATTTGGAAAAGGCTGTCAAGGGCGAGACTCAGATCGTCGCCGGCATTAATTACCGTCTCGTCATTGAGGTGAAAAATGGTGCCAAATCGGAGCGATATCAGGTAGTTGTTTTTTAGAAGCCTTGGAAAAATTACAAGGAGCTGACATCCTTCGCCGCTCGGAGCAAGTCGTCGGCGGTGGGAGGTTGGCAGCCGATAAGGAACCTGAAAGATCTGCACGTGCAAGAGATCGCGAATTTCGCCGTCAACGTATACAACAAGGAATCCGGGAAGGACTTGAAGTTGGAAAAGATCGTCAAGGGCGAGGCTCAGATCGTCTACGGCACTAATTACCAGCTTGTCATTGAGGTGAAAAATGGGACAAAATCGGAGCGATATCAGCTGGTTATCTATGAGCaaggttaaaaaaatagatatcgatgaattacaaaaatttgttttatttcgatcctttcaaaaataaaaattttgaaaaaatatcaaaaaaattttggatattttaaaccaTGTTTATGAGAAGCCTTGGGAACATCACAAGCAGCTCATTTCCTTCAAGCCTGTTCACTAAATTCCAAAGCTGATGATCGGTGGAattctttcacttttttttgttttgtttggaggaggatgatgattatGCATTAAGACACTGCATTATACCTCGTTGTTCAATTAATATGGTGTTTCAATCACCtatttcttaaatttattattattatttaaaagataataataataataaattttgagaaTGATCACGATGGGTTTGGATAACGCTtagtttttgataattttttttgaacattaaAACTGATAGATGCCTAACTTTTACtataatttgaattcaaatttgaaattggtTGAACGAAAAATTTCCGTTAAATTAGTAAGGGAGTAAATTATGGAATTTGATCTCTTAAttcatggattttcatatttaaatatgaatGGTGTTGCAACCAAAAAAGGACTTCTTTCAGCTCTCAATCAACCACACcatgatttttctttaattttagtttCTCCATAGCTTTTCATTCTCTTAAATAGCTCTTGTTTGGAAAAtaccaattatatattttaacatgttCCATGGAATTAATCAACTAAGAGggtgatattatatatatatatatatatatatatgtggcaaAAACACCATACTAACTTTAAAACATTCTATATGGGAAAAGTCACATCATTTATATTGGTTGccacttagaaaaaaaaattgtcaatgaagttataagaaaatatttaatttttttttgaaaaagaaaatatttaattaacctttatattattatgatgGATCctatataaatcaaattttgtgTGGCATTATAATTTCcccatttaaattttattttaaaaaatcaaaacatataAAAGATGATGTGATATGGCTTAGGGCagctatatttatattaaaaaattattaaatacaaTGCATTTTACATACataacattaaaatttatttttgttaattgcaCAAATAGACTTATTTTACctttaataaattaagaataaatcaAAATACACTATAATCAATTACTGAGTCGTGCACGTCAACCTCTGTGACCCTCCAAACACAAGTTGCcatattttaacatttatttttttatatttacttttattttttattactccCTTCCCTCTTGAACCTTAATTCTTCCTCTCACATTATGGCCTTCCTTCACGACTTcaactatttttgttttttattcttctttgtcTATTTTCtctacatttttatatatttcgtTAAAAATCTATTcctattttctttctcatttgtTTGTTCTTGCTTATATATCTTTGTTTCTCATCATAGAAGCGACAACCCACGaccacaactttttttttttccgtaaataacaaaaaaaaaaatatagaaatagcttgcaaaatatttgttttacttAATTAGCTTTCAGAACTAATAGCTGAGTAGAGATTAAGGTTATagttgagggaaaaaaaaaatgagatcctgaaaatttatacaaaagaataaaagattAAGAagaataaattttgataaaatcagAGATCGCCCTTAAAGCTCCTACTGATGGtccaaaattttgtaatttgatCAAATGTCTTAAAAGTAAGAGAAAAATTGAAAGAGGTAAAGATAAAGATGAAGAAACCATTTGGGGAAGAAAACTAGGGCCTGTTTGGCAATCTGtcctgttttttgtttttgaaaacaaaaaattgttttcaaaacaaaaatatattatttgattatcagtttttaaaaattattttttgaaaataaatggaaagaaaacaaaaaataaagatatatatatattttttatagttttcaaaaaaattaaaaatatattgattcatTGCATATGATATTTAAGCATTGATAAAGGAGAGTAAAAATGACAATTTGCCTTGCACAATCCAAAACCTTCTGCACCGCCTCTAAAAGTATGtttttggcttttgaaaattgtttccaaacacaattaatcCATTATTTTCATAGAACaataaaaaaactgtttttattctatattttaaaaacaaaaaagagaaaacatgACCAGACAGATCATAGATAACGTTTTTCATGCTAAGAagagttttctttttctgctaTAAGAAGAGTTGTCATAGAATACGATCCAACTGTTTGCTTAGTTGGAATTTGTAATACTTACAATTTTGCAGTGCTTCTAACGTGCCATGAtctgggtttgaaattttagataGGGGTagtgtatttaatttttctttttaagtgcTCAAGGTTACTTATGATACTTTGTAAATGAATCTAAGTTTTGTAGTGTAAATAAAATTGTCACTTACTAAATAAAATATCCTTATCATAAAGATCTTTTATGtcttttttatatcaaatctcTCTAAgtgtatatgtataatatatttacTTTGAATCAATGTATATATCATTTCataatttcaattcaaatttgaaattggtTAAACAAAAATTTTCCTTAAATTAGTAACGGAGTAAATTATGGAATATGATCTCTTAATTCATGGAATTTTCACATTTAAATATGAATGATGTTGCAACCAAAAAAGGActtatttttgggtaataagTCCTCTCATGAACTTTGAATCaatgtatatatttactttgaatcaatgtatatatatcctttcatgagcgctttttttttttttttttgtgtaaaaatATCCTCTCATGAACTTATTTTGctacaagaaagaaaatatattagtaTTCTATTGCAGTCTTGctgatatatataatcttatatatgttaatattcTGCTTAGGTCTTTTGCAAATAATAAGCTAGATGGGATAATCCCAGCTAGGATTGGTGCAGCTGAACGGACTAAGATATAATGTTTTACTTTTACTATTCGAAACTTTGAAACCATgggattataaaaaatatttatgaggtTACAAAGataattaatatgtttttaGGATGAAGTTTTTCCATTTCTAGTTTCATATTTCACTATTGTTTGATCAATAATagaattttactttattttaaaaaataattatttattgatatttttaaataagaaaacatCAAAACAATAGGAAAAACGGACAGGGATGGGGACAATATTGAGCCTGTGTACGAGCTATCAAAATGAACCGTTAGAATATGAAAGAAATGTGAATGGCATAATTCAATCATAATGGCATATAATGACATTTCATAATTGGTTTTTGACCGGTTTACTGCCCTCTGtattttttacttattattagTTATTGACCCCTTGTACATTTATCTTACATGTACAGGCCTGGTAATTCTCTCATGTCCTAGTAACATGGAAACTAAATACATTTCCTCGTATTTATCAATCTCAGAGATCTTTCCAACGACACTTTTTCAAAGTTAGGCTTCAAGTTACAGAGGATAAGAGATTTGTAAGAATTAACGCTAATTTCCCAattttctcctctctctctctctctctctctatatatatatatatatatatatataatatatatacagtatTATTCGTAACTGTAATTGCTGCAAATAGAGTAGATCGAACTTCAGTTATGAAACTTATTAATTAATCCTCTATTTTTAGGAACTTGTCTGAATGCTGCAAGTCATCCATTTAGCCAAACATGTAGGTTATTGCTTGCTCGTAATGCTAAATAACCAGGAGAGATTTCTCAACACTTTGATGTTCAAATTTCAGGACTTATTTGAAGCAAATTATAGAGAAAAGGTGTCCTGGAgggaacccttttttttttaatatatattaagttttcattaattctcaaacaaagaactaattaaattacaattttggATAACAACGATAGGGTGTTGGATCTGCAGACTATATTGATTGTTCATAATTTGTGGTGGTCAGGAAACAAATGTTGATGGGTATCAATATTACAGTGATGATAAAACATCACAATTTTATGTAAGCCCGAAAGTGTTAGAAAATCAgagcaaaacaaacaaaacaaacacaacaggatttatcgaggttcggtcaagatgacctacgtcctcgttgctccggtgagagcttctggtttattattgattttgcaGTAGTTACACAAAACTGACACCTTTGGTACACACAAGTTTTCACACAGAAAACATTCACACCAAATACAAAGCCCCAGAATACACCCTCTCAACAAACACTCAATCTCACTTAGAGATTATCTCACACACAGAAATGAATACAATTAAAGAAAGGGAAAATGAATCTTGGAGCTCTCTCTCACGATCACAAGCTTGAAGAAGGACAATTTCTATTATTTCTGTTTCTTATCACGAAAGGAAAGAGTTCTGTTCATATATATAACACACCAGCTTCAAAACGACGTCGTCCAGCTTATACCGGTATTCTGTTACAATACGCTGGAAATGACTCCTTTGCCCTTCTTTATTTCCAAGTAAATGAAACGATGCGTTTTGCTTCTTCTGAGACTTATAAACGATGCGTTTTGCTTCTTCTGAAACTCATTCAACTTGAGTCTTCTCCAAACGTTGACTTCATGCATACACTAGACCTTTGCAAGATGATTTGTGGATTATATATCttcacatatctccacctaatccacaaatttaaccaaaaaaccaGAAACTCATCACCATCTCAGCAAAATTCTTTACAAAATGATCAGCCTGCTCCTATTCGAAGCAGGTTCTTGCAAGTACTAAACTTGCCAACATTGAGCACTTTTGTTCCCATATCTGCAGGATTAAACTCTGTAGGAATCTTCTCCAATCTGACTATTTTCTGAGCTGTCAAATCTCGAATGAAATGATATCTGACTTGAATGTGCTTAGATCTCTCATGAAAAACTggatttttacataaatgaatTGCACTTTGACTATCTGAGTACAAAGTGACCTCCTGCTTAAGCACTTTAAGCTCTGTCAGCAATCCTTTAAGCCAAATGGCTTCTTTTGCAGCCTCAGTTGCTGCCATATACTCTGACTCAGTAGTTGACAATGCCACCACAGGCTGCAACTGAGATTTCCAACTTATGCAGTTTCCACACAAGGTAAATGCATAAGAAGACATTGATCTTCTCTTGTCCCTATCTCCTGCATAATCAGAATCTAAATATCCATTAAGCTCCACTTCACTTGAATCCTTCTTATAAATCAACCCTTCATTTGCTGTATgcttcaaataccttagaagcCATTTTAAAGCTTCCCAATGACCTCGGCCAGGATTTGCCATAAATCTGCTCAACACACTGATAGAATGAGCTAGATCTGGCCTAGTTAGAATCATAACATACATCACTGAGGCTACAGCATTAGTATAAGGGACTGCTATCATGTCTTCCTTCTCCTGCTCAGTTGATGGGCACTGCTCACTTGACAATTTGAAATGTCCACCAAGAGGTACACTTGCAGGTTTTGCATCTTCCATTGAAAACTTTGAAACTACCTTCTTAATATATGAAGATTGTATCAACTTCATTTCACCTCTTGACTTGTTTCTTACTATCTCAATGCCCAAAATCTTCTTAGCTGGTCCAAGGTCCTTCATCTCAAACTCTGACTTTAACAGATTCTTTACAACTTGTATAATTCTACCATTTGGTCCAGCTAgaagcatatcatctacatataacAGTAGATACACTGCCTTATCTGTCATAGGATCTTTAAAGTATAAACAGCTGTCAAAATCACTTCTCTCAAAACCAGATTTAACTACAAATGAGTCAAAACGTTTATACCACTGCCTTGGTGATTGCTTAAGTCCATATAGTGACCTTTTAAGCAAGCACACCAAATCTCCaccttttcctttaatttcaaaaccttCAGGCTGCTTCATGTATATTGTTTCTTCCAATTCACCATGAAGAAAAGCAGTCTTGACATCTAGTTGTTCTAACTCCCACTCGAAATGAGTTACTAATGCCAACATGACTCTTATACTGGTATACTTCACAACTGGTGAAAAAACTTCATTGTAATCTATTCCTTCCACCTGTGTAAATCCCTTGGCCACTAACCTGGCCTTAAACCTCACTGGTTCAGATTTGGACATACCTTCTTTGACCTTGTAGATCCATTTACAGTCTACCACTCTTTGATTTGTTGGTGTTGGTACTAAGTCCCAAGTCCTGTTCTTATGGAGAGATTCCATCTCTTCCTTCATGGCCTCTTTCCATTTTGCTGACTCCTTAGAATTTACTGCTTCTCTGtaactccttggctcattgTCAGTAAGTTCTTCATATGCCACCAAGGCATAAGCAATGCAGTCTGCATAACTGTACTTTCTGTTAGGTTTCACTGCCCTCTTAGCTCTATCTCTTGTCAGCAAATATCCAGGTGACGCTATGTTCTTATTCCTTGTACTTGGTGACTGCTGTTGAGTGTGATCATCTTCAGAATCTGCCTCAGATTGTGCAGGTGTTTCTTTTTCTAGTTCCTCACCTGTTTCAGGCTCATCTACTCCTTCTGAAGTTGACCTTCTCACAAAGTCTTCACTGTCTTGATTTTCCACTTCAGGAAACAAATTTACACCTCGTGTCTCCACTTTGTTGCTCATTTCATCACCTGCATTGTTAGTATCTTTGCAAGGCATATAggtttcattaaaaataacatctctgctaataataactttaaaacctCTACTCTCTCTATCCCAAAGCCTATAGCCCTGAGGGTAacctaagaaaatacatttcaaacTTCTAGGTTCAAGTTTCCCCTCAGATTGATGTACATATGCAGCACAGCCAAAAACCCTCAGTTTGCTATAATCAGGCTTCTTTCCAAACCACATTTGTTCTGGTGTTCTAAAGTTTAAAGCTGTAGAAGGTGACAAATTCACCAAATGCATGGCTGTCATTACAGCCTCACCCCAAAACAACTTAGGTAATCCAGATGACACTAGCATGCATCTCACCTTATTAAGTAGGGTTCTATTCATtctttcagccacaccattttgctgtggtGTGAATTTTACAGTTCTATGTCTTAAAATACCATTTGATTTgcaaaaatcatcaaattctcGACTGCAAAACTCTAGACCATTGtctgttcttaaaattttaacagttttgctggtttgattttcaaccagcAATTTCCATTCTTTAAACTTAGAAAAAACCTCACTTTTAGCCTTTAACAAGTATATCCAGACTTTTctagaataatcatcaattATGGACAAGAAATACCTGTTTCCACTCTGTGTTTGCACTCTAGCAGGTCCCCACAAATCAGCATGTACATAATCTAAGACAGACTTGGCTCTATTTGAACTCAAATTAAAACTAAGCCTATGCTGTTTGCCCAATATGCAAGTTTCACAAGACTCCAAACTACTGACTATATCCTTATCAAAAACATTCTGTTTATTCAAGTAATATAGGCCTTTTTCACTAATATGACCTAATCTCTTGTGCCATAAATCAGTTTTATCAACAGTTGAACTTATAGAAGCATTACTTGAATTAACTAATGGTTTACCAAGCAAGACATATAAACCATTTTTCTTCTGACCCTTCATTACTACAAgtgatcctttggtcactttcaTGACACCATTTTCAGCTTTACAGGATAAGCCAGACTCGTCTAACATACctagagaaattaaatttctcttcaaCTCAGGTACATGCCTTACTAATGTGAGAGTCTTAACAGTACCATCTATTAACTGTAACTGCACATTACCTATACCAGTTACTAAACATGATCGATTGTTGCCTAGCAACACTTGGCCACCATCACACTTAGTATATGAGTTAAAGCAACTCAGGTCAGGACACATGTGGAAAGAACAGCCAGAATCCAATACCCACTCAGTATGATTTTGACTTGTGGACACTACCAAAACTTCTGCAGATTCTACATCAGTGTAGGCCACTGCTAAATCACCAGACTCttgactcttttctttctcatccttcttcttcttgaaacaatttttaatGATGTGTCCCTCTCTTTTACAGTAATAGCACCTTCTACCCCTAGATCTTGATTTAGACCTAAAAGTCTCTCTTGACTTACTTCTATGGTCACTATGACCCCAACTTCGAGTAGAACTCCTACCCCTTACA includes the following:
- the LOC132804246 gene encoding cysteine proteinase inhibitor 1-like yields the protein MRPKCFLALLAVLVPFIAIAARSDSSVGAWQPLQSLKSPHLQEIRKFAVPQYNKQSGKDLNLEKAVKGETQIVAGINYRLVIEVKNGAKSERYQELTSFAARSKSSAVGGWQPIRNLKDLHVQEIANFAVNVYNKESGKDLKLEKIVKGEAQIVYGTNYQLVIEVKNGTKSERYQLVIYEQG